CGGTGCGGTAAGGGTGTATAAATCCAAGGTGTCGATCGCCGTAGGGCAACCGGTATGGGAGGACGGCTTTCATGATCGCGCGCTGCGTCATGAGGATAATATTCGGCAGGTGGCGCGCTATGTTGTGGCCAATCCCCTGCGAGCTGGCCTGGTCGATGAGATAGGCCAGTATCCCTACTGGGATGCTATCTGGCTATAACCTGCAAGCCGGAGAATGCTATATGGCCTGTGGGAGGGCGGCTTCGCCGCGCGACGGGCGCCGCCAGGCGCCCTGGGGTTGCGTTTCGGGTTACTGGGGTTTTTCACTGCCCATCATCTTGACCAGGGCGTCGTCGGCGGGCATGCCCTGTACTCGCTTGATGCGGGTGCTGCCGCCGTCGGTTTCGCGCTGGTAGGCGCTGGTCGGGGTGGCGTAAAGCCCCAGGCCTTCAAACAGCTGGTTGTTGGCGTAGACCTGTTCTTCAAACTTCTGGGGCTGGGCGCTGGGCGTCACGGCTTCGCCCTGTTTCTGGTTGCGCAGGGTGGCCGAGGGGTCGTCCGAGGCGAGGATGGTGGCGGCCTTGGCCGGGCTGTCGGCGGCGAGAATGCCCACCATGATGTGGCGCATCTGCACCTTGCCGGCTTCTACCCAGGGACGCGAGGCGTCCCACAGCTGCTGGCAGTAGGGGCAGTTGGGGTCGGTAAAGGTATAGATGATGCGCGGGGCGTCTTTATCGCCGTCCTGAATCCAGTGGCTGTCTTCCAGCAGGCTCCAGGTCTTGGCCTCCAGCGGGGCGCGAACGTGCTCGTCGAGCTCGGGCTCGGTGAGGTCGTTGCCCTCGGCGTCCATCAGCGTCCCCACGACGACGTGGTCGCCGTCCGGGGTGAGATAGGCGGCCATCTCTTCGCCCTGGGGAGAGCTGGCACCGAAGCCGGTCAGCCCGCTGGGGGCGTCAAAGCGCTCGTGGATCTCGATGCCCTGCTTGGCAAGGGCCTGCACCGGGGCAGGCAGGTTTTCATCGGCGAGCGCCGGAGGGGCCATGGCCAGCGCCATGCCGATAGCGCTCAGCCTGCCCAGCGGACCTCGCAGGCGCGCTGCCAGCCCGGTGCGCAGAGGGGTATCGCCGAGTATATGCATAAATCGTAGTGTCATGGTGATGACCTTTAGCGGTGGATGCCGTGGCAATATGGCGTCATGAAGAAGGCGTCAGTCGCTGCCAGTATGGCAGCGCCGGATTAGGTCCGAATTAGGCGATTGGGGAGCAAAGTGCAAGAAATACTGCAGATTATGTGCCGAATCGTTACACTGGCCGACCCATGTTCCACCGGTAAGATATCTTGCTGAATCAGGGTAGCCTTTAATGCATTGCCCCTTTTGTGGTGATCACGACACCCGCGTTTCCGACTCGCGCCTGGTGGCCGACGGCGATCAGGTGCGCCGCCGCCGCCAGTGTGCCCGCTGCCAGGAGCGCTTTACCACTTATGAGACCGCCGAGCTGATGATGCCGCGGGTGGTGAAGTCCGACGGCTCCCGGGCGAGCTTCGACGAGCACAAGCTGCGCGCGGGGATGCTGCGCGCGCTGGAGAAACGTCCGGTCAGCGCCGAGGCCATCGAGGTGGCGGTGGAGCGCATCCGCCAGACCCTGCGCTCCCGGGGGGAGCGCGAGGTCGACGCCCGGGATATCGGCGAGCTGGTGATGCAGGCGCTGGACGATCTCGATCCGGTGGCCTATATCCGCTTTGCCTCGGTGTATCGCAAGTTCCAGGATCTGAACGAGTTCCGCGCCGAAATCGACCGCCTGGCCGGCGCGTCGGGGCGTGACGAGGCCGAC
This DNA window, taken from Halomonas piscis, encodes the following:
- the dsbG gene encoding thiol:disulfide interchange protein DsbG, with the translated sequence MALAMAPPALADENLPAPVQALAKQGIEIHERFDAPSGLTGFGASSPQGEEMAAYLTPDGDHVVVGTLMDAEGNDLTEPELDEHVRAPLEAKTWSLLEDSHWIQDGDKDAPRIIYTFTDPNCPYCQQLWDASRPWVEAGKVQMRHIMVGILAADSPAKAATILASDDPSATLRNQKQGEAVTPSAQPQKFEEQVYANNQLFEGLGLYATPTSAYQRETDGGSTRIKRVQGMPADDALVKMMGSEKPQ
- the nrdR gene encoding transcriptional regulator NrdR, whose product is MHCPFCGDHDTRVSDSRLVADGDQVRRRRQCARCQERFTTYETAELMMPRVVKSDGSRASFDEHKLRAGMLRALEKRPVSAEAIEVAVERIRQTLRSRGEREVDARDIGELVMQALDDLDPVAYIRFASVYRKFQDLNEFRAEIDRLAGASGRDEADRGDADGER